A region from the Sandaracinus amylolyticus genome encodes:
- a CDS encoding tetratricopeptide repeat protein has protein sequence MNEGVVLAAQKQYLAAVEKLQSAAAIDPTNDQAYWNLAIVHMEMQRFDAAADDLRRAIDINPQAAGYHEKLGTVLMELEQWDQARESFERAIEIDTHLFKAYYKLGQIAERQDDPQTALQRYDQAVREGPRFIQGYRALGRLYADLGYQGEAVQVLQAGLQVVIPGTEDEAELHHLLGTVYQQQRNYDGAVEQFRAALQIQPAMREALFSLGWTYGLQNNREEARRYLKRYIDLAGAEAPAHYLKAAQDRLGQLEGP, from the coding sequence ATGAACGAAGGTGTCGTGCTCGCCGCGCAGAAGCAGTACCTCGCTGCGGTCGAGAAGCTGCAGAGCGCTGCGGCAATCGATCCTACGAACGACCAGGCATATTGGAACCTCGCGATCGTGCACATGGAGATGCAGCGCTTCGATGCCGCTGCGGATGATCTCCGTCGCGCGATCGACATCAATCCTCAGGCTGCCGGCTATCACGAGAAGCTCGGCACGGTGCTCATGGAGCTCGAGCAGTGGGATCAAGCGCGCGAGTCGTTCGAGCGCGCGATCGAGATCGATACCCACCTGTTCAAGGCCTATTACAAGCTCGGTCAGATCGCGGAGCGTCAGGACGATCCGCAGACCGCGCTGCAGCGCTACGACCAGGCCGTTCGTGAAGGTCCGCGCTTCATCCAGGGCTATCGCGCGCTGGGCCGTCTCTACGCGGATCTCGGCTATCAGGGCGAGGCCGTGCAGGTGCTCCAGGCGGGCCTCCAGGTCGTGATCCCGGGCACCGAGGACGAGGCGGAGCTCCACCACCTCCTCGGCACCGTCTACCAGCAGCAGCGCAACTACGACGGTGCCGTCGAGCAGTTCCGCGCCGCGCTGCAGATCCAGCCGGCGATGCGCGAAGCGCTCTTCTCGCTCGGTTGGACGTACGGACTCCAGAACAACCGCGAAGAGGCTCGTCGATACCTCAAGCGGTACATCGATCTCGCCGGTGCCGAGGCGCCGGCGCACTACCTCAAGGCCGCCCAGGATCGCCTGGGCCAGCTCGAGGGCCCCTGA
- a CDS encoding tetratricopeptide repeat protein — translation MRTLRTTMFLAIATGLLGAIAAGCGGGGGAGGGGGEGGGGGTAGGEGVTTPAGTAVSESDRQRWSAAMELFNTSAAGGWTEEECSAVISRFDEVNRQHSGGTFTEAIYMIGVTHERCGHAEQAREFYNRTLQANERFCGARVALGVEHYRAGRVQQARSEFERAVRDDSRCTEGYTNLAILQRRDPSTQAEALNNLRRALAIQSSYLPAFNQMALLYLDSAIRRAQSGGASTATVAGGTAAASGAQQQQQQEDESTVAARRAAARRAQASQMLDLAEVVCRQAQLIDGGYAPIYNTWGLINVQQGNIIAALAKFERAFNLDPNLFEAYMNFGELTLSFRGYEDAGRAFTRATELRSDSYDAWLGLGAALRGLRQTEQAQAAYERAIQIDANRPEAYFNLGLLYNDYMGGGEADLRRAQQYYRDFAQRAGTRPELADVVQSVNRTCGCEHEQQQGGARRSARRARAAARGYGRRRACTSGRVEAIECNIRLQAELAQMQADAERMAREIEAQAAQQQQQQEQQATPPPEGQTPPPAQ, via the coding sequence ATGCGTACTCTCCGGACCACGATGTTCCTCGCGATCGCGACGGGTCTGCTCGGCGCGATCGCCGCGGGCTGCGGCGGTGGCGGCGGCGCGGGCGGCGGTGGTGGCGAAGGCGGCGGAGGCGGCACTGCGGGCGGCGAGGGCGTGACGACGCCCGCAGGCACCGCGGTGAGCGAGTCCGATCGCCAGCGCTGGTCGGCCGCGATGGAGCTCTTCAACACGTCGGCCGCGGGCGGCTGGACGGAAGAGGAGTGCTCCGCCGTCATCTCGCGCTTCGACGAGGTCAATCGCCAGCACTCGGGCGGGACCTTCACCGAGGCGATCTACATGATCGGCGTGACGCACGAGCGCTGCGGCCACGCGGAGCAGGCGCGCGAGTTCTACAACCGCACGCTGCAGGCGAACGAGCGCTTCTGCGGCGCGCGCGTGGCGCTCGGCGTCGAGCACTATCGCGCGGGCCGCGTGCAGCAGGCGCGCTCGGAGTTCGAGCGCGCGGTGCGCGACGACTCGCGCTGCACCGAGGGCTACACGAACCTCGCGATCCTGCAGCGTCGTGATCCGAGCACGCAGGCGGAGGCGCTGAACAACCTCCGCCGCGCGCTCGCGATCCAGTCGTCGTACCTGCCCGCGTTCAACCAGATGGCGCTGCTCTATCTCGACAGCGCGATCCGCCGCGCGCAGAGCGGCGGCGCCAGCACGGCGACCGTCGCGGGCGGCACCGCGGCGGCGTCGGGCGCGCAGCAGCAACAGCAGCAGGAGGACGAGAGCACCGTCGCCGCGCGTCGTGCGGCGGCGCGTCGTGCGCAGGCCTCGCAGATGCTCGATCTCGCCGAGGTCGTGTGCCGTCAGGCGCAGCTGATCGATGGCGGATACGCCCCGATCTACAACACCTGGGGCCTGATCAACGTCCAGCAGGGCAACATCATCGCGGCCCTCGCGAAGTTCGAGCGAGCGTTCAACCTCGATCCGAACCTCTTCGAGGCCTACATGAACTTCGGCGAGCTGACGCTCTCGTTCCGCGGCTACGAGGACGCGGGCCGCGCGTTCACGCGCGCGACCGAGCTGCGCAGCGACAGCTACGACGCGTGGCTCGGCCTCGGCGCGGCGCTCCGCGGTCTTCGTCAGACCGAGCAGGCGCAGGCGGCGTACGAGCGCGCGATCCAGATCGATGCGAATCGCCCGGAGGCCTATTTCAATCTCGGCCTCCTCTACAACGACTACATGGGTGGCGGTGAGGCGGATCTCCGCCGCGCGCAGCAGTACTATCGCGACTTCGCGCAGCGCGCGGGCACCCGCCCCGAGCTCGCCGACGTCGTGCAGAGCGTGAACCGCACCTGCGGCTGCGAGCACGAGCAGCAGCAGGGTGGCGCGCGTCGCAGCGCGCGTCGTGCTCGCGCCGCGGCGCGTGGCTACGGCCGTCGCCGCGCTTGCACGTCGGGCCGCGTCGAAGCGATCGAGTGCAACATCCGCCTGCAGGCCGAGCTCGCGCAGATGCAGGCCGACGCCGAGCGCATGGCGCGCGAGATCGAGGCGCAGGCCGCGCAGCAGCAGCAGCAGCAGGAACAGCAGGCGACGCCGCCCCCCGAGGGCCAGACGCCGCCGCCCGCGCAGTGA
- a CDS encoding tetratricopeptide repeat protein, whose amino-acid sequence MGRNRTPGRGKVSTPHRLALLAVASLIAGGLPLAVGAQEGARSSSAASGGMCMSPAARQRVDECPTGAPPPSQRAGSGASAPATHLTQTKRREEEKKQGPTGPSIEIDAQTAAGREAVAARAIELLNREVQTTERIIGRMRDDDPRGADYLLRLAETYFEVQTYWRTRAGSLDQPIFEAEQSGNRDQLQQLQRQRQEANGHLDEARQAAIRTYARLVQSYPNYSRMDEVLFSLAFGLEEMRQFERARQVYFRLIKGYPESRFIPYAYLSFAEYYFGEGQMREAQQFYTKVTEFPPERNPVYGYALYKQAWALYNLEDFRGALQQFARTVEFATQNPDARDAANLARQSRREMVLPYARVGRPNQALQFFRRYAENDAQSYEMLEALGELYYDTGQWPETIGIYHELMAEQASSDRLCYWQSRVTNAIVSSRPKPEQVTEIRRLIDMYNTYRQQSHPQEALNECRSATASVLVELSTAWHREAIGTDEQPGTNDRNTMNLASQLYRLTLDTFPDMDQMEFPDIDRRDWPTNYRVSYFYAELLWRMEDWAQCGPAFDQVVELNPQGEFTSDAAYAAVLCYNNLYQQQYAGNERDVRGRSGEQQEEEGGRGGRRGRRGRRAQQEQAEAAPTFEPQPFTPVQEGMLRAFQRFVCFVQNSEELPTVKYRRARIYYETNHFEEAAILFRDIAWNHRDSELAEFAANLYLDSLNMMGTRVGQGNPECITELEQSLDPMHGFYCGTPEQRDAHPDLCEVVVNLRCDVVRLQAETLARQNRHREAADAYRRIIRQYRECGRLDEVIYNLAIEYEAARLLGRAIQARTTLIERFPESPLAKRAVYLVGANYHALAIYSRAADYYEQFATRYPGEDGSECTEAERTAGTCAIAHAALENAVFFRLGLGEEERAIEDVRLYERNYRRSRARETSQVVFSLGSIYERQGNWGRVFDHYRSFLRQYGRQALPHEVIRANVQMGRAQWELEERGQAEGYFRTATQVWTRGAGEAINRAEGTDEERSLWLARARDATSEALFYLAEYRFAEFRAIHFPRLPSTRTLASVTRWSTEDLAPWLQRKREALVTAEQAYNLIAELNVPQWQIAGAARIGEMYQRIVDDMRSAPIPEEIERDDELYGIYVDALEGALNGSGPGPDGRPFTPDDIACQPESTEPQCVNAPVRQAMSKFEFCLTLATRVRWFNEFSQQCEVQLNRLDAQRYPLAAELRGTASFIQDQIATPEPIELTTDAEEADAEGAASGDAAATGGGST is encoded by the coding sequence ATGGGTCGCAATCGAACGCCGGGGCGCGGCAAGGTCTCCACGCCGCATCGGCTCGCACTCCTCGCGGTCGCGTCGTTGATCGCCGGCGGGCTGCCGCTCGCGGTCGGCGCACAAGAAGGTGCGCGATCGTCGTCGGCGGCTTCCGGCGGTATGTGCATGTCGCCCGCGGCGCGACAGCGCGTCGACGAGTGCCCGACGGGCGCACCGCCTCCGAGCCAGCGCGCCGGTTCGGGCGCGTCGGCTCCGGCGACGCACCTGACGCAGACGAAGCGTCGCGAAGAGGAGAAGAAGCAGGGCCCGACCGGTCCGTCGATCGAGATCGACGCGCAGACTGCCGCGGGCCGTGAGGCGGTCGCGGCGCGCGCGATCGAACTGCTCAACCGCGAGGTGCAGACCACTGAGCGAATCATCGGCCGCATGCGCGACGACGATCCGCGCGGCGCGGACTACCTCCTTCGTCTCGCGGAGACCTATTTCGAGGTCCAGACCTACTGGCGCACGCGCGCGGGCTCGCTCGACCAGCCGATCTTCGAGGCGGAGCAGTCGGGCAATCGCGATCAGCTGCAGCAGCTGCAGCGCCAGCGTCAGGAGGCCAATGGCCACCTCGACGAGGCGCGACAGGCGGCGATCCGCACGTATGCGCGCCTGGTCCAGAGCTACCCGAACTACTCGCGCATGGACGAAGTGCTCTTCTCGCTGGCCTTCGGCCTCGAGGAGATGCGCCAGTTCGAGCGCGCGCGACAGGTCTACTTCCGGCTGATCAAGGGATATCCGGAGTCGCGCTTCATCCCGTACGCGTATCTCTCGTTCGCCGAGTACTACTTCGGCGAGGGCCAGATGCGCGAGGCCCAGCAGTTCTACACGAAGGTCACGGAGTTCCCGCCCGAGCGCAACCCGGTGTACGGCTACGCGCTCTACAAGCAGGCGTGGGCGCTCTACAACCTCGAGGATTTCCGCGGCGCGCTGCAGCAGTTCGCGCGCACCGTCGAGTTCGCGACGCAGAACCCGGACGCGCGTGACGCCGCGAACCTCGCGCGCCAGTCGCGCCGCGAGATGGTGCTGCCCTACGCGCGTGTCGGACGGCCGAACCAAGCGCTGCAATTCTTCCGGCGATACGCGGAGAACGACGCGCAGTCGTACGAGATGCTCGAGGCGCTCGGCGAGCTCTATTACGACACCGGTCAATGGCCCGAGACCATCGGCATCTATCACGAGCTGATGGCGGAGCAGGCCAGTAGCGACAGGCTCTGTTACTGGCAGTCGCGCGTCACGAACGCGATCGTGTCGTCTCGGCCGAAGCCCGAGCAGGTGACGGAGATCCGCCGCCTGATCGACATGTACAACACCTATCGTCAGCAGTCGCACCCGCAGGAGGCGCTCAACGAGTGCCGCAGTGCGACGGCGTCGGTCCTCGTCGAGCTCTCGACCGCGTGGCACCGCGAGGCGATCGGCACCGACGAGCAGCCCGGTACGAACGACCGGAACACGATGAATCTGGCGTCGCAGCTCTATCGGCTGACGCTCGATACCTTCCCCGACATGGACCAGATGGAGTTCCCGGACATCGATCGCCGGGACTGGCCCACCAACTACCGCGTTTCGTATTTCTACGCGGAGCTCCTCTGGCGCATGGAGGACTGGGCGCAGTGCGGTCCGGCCTTCGATCAGGTCGTCGAGCTGAACCCGCAGGGTGAGTTCACGAGCGACGCCGCGTACGCCGCGGTGCTCTGTTACAACAACCTCTACCAGCAGCAGTACGCGGGCAACGAGCGCGACGTTCGTGGCCGCAGCGGCGAGCAGCAGGAAGAGGAGGGCGGCCGCGGTGGTCGCCGCGGTCGTCGTGGCCGCCGTGCGCAGCAGGAGCAGGCGGAGGCGGCGCCGACGTTCGAGCCGCAGCCGTTCACGCCGGTGCAGGAGGGCATGCTGCGCGCCTTCCAGCGCTTCGTGTGCTTCGTCCAGAACAGCGAAGAGCTGCCGACGGTCAAGTACCGCCGCGCACGCATCTACTACGAGACGAACCACTTCGAAGAGGCCGCGATCCTGTTCCGCGACATCGCGTGGAACCATCGCGACAGCGAGCTCGCGGAGTTCGCGGCGAACCTCTACCTCGACTCGCTGAACATGATGGGCACGCGCGTCGGGCAGGGGAATCCGGAGTGCATCACGGAGCTCGAGCAGTCGCTCGATCCGATGCACGGCTTCTACTGCGGCACGCCCGAGCAGCGTGACGCGCACCCCGACCTCTGCGAGGTCGTCGTCAACCTGCGCTGCGACGTCGTCCGCCTCCAGGCCGAGACGCTCGCGCGCCAGAACCGCCACCGCGAGGCCGCGGACGCGTACCGCCGGATCATCCGTCAGTACCGCGAGTGCGGCCGGCTCGACGAGGTCATCTACAACCTCGCCATCGAGTATGAGGCGGCCCGTCTGCTCGGCCGCGCGATCCAGGCGCGCACGACGCTGATCGAGCGCTTCCCCGAGAGCCCGCTCGCCAAGCGCGCGGTCTATCTCGTCGGCGCGAACTACCACGCGCTCGCGATCTACTCGCGCGCTGCGGACTACTACGAGCAGTTCGCCACTCGTTATCCGGGTGAGGACGGCTCGGAGTGCACCGAGGCGGAGCGCACCGCGGGCACCTGCGCGATCGCGCATGCCGCGCTCGAGAACGCAGTCTTCTTCCGACTCGGTCTCGGCGAGGAAGAGCGCGCCATCGAGGACGTGCGTCTCTACGAGCGCAACTATCGCCGCAGCCGCGCGCGCGAGACCTCGCAGGTCGTGTTCTCGCTCGGGTCGATCTACGAGCGCCAGGGCAACTGGGGCCGCGTGTTCGATCACTACCGCTCGTTCCTGCGCCAGTACGGTCGTCAGGCACTGCCGCACGAAGTGATTCGCGCGAACGTGCAGATGGGCCGCGCGCAGTGGGAGCTCGAGGAGCGCGGTCAGGCGGAGGGCTACTTCCGCACGGCGACGCAGGTCTGGACGCGTGGTGCGGGCGAGGCGATCAACCGCGCCGAGGGCACCGACGAGGAGCGTTCGCTCTGGCTGGCGCGTGCGCGTGACGCGACGAGCGAAGCGCTCTTCTATCTCGCCGAGTACCGGTTCGCCGAGTTCCGCGCGATCCACTTCCCGCGTCTGCCCTCGACCCGCACGCTGGCCTCGGTCACGCGTTGGTCGACGGAGGACCTCGCGCCCTGGCTGCAGCGCAAGCGCGAAGCGCTCGTGACCGCGGAGCAGGCGTACAACCTCATCGCCGAGCTCAACGTGCCGCAGTGGCAGATCGCGGGTGCCGCGCGCATCGGCGAGATGTACCAGCGCATCGTCGACGACATGCGCAGCGCTCCGATCCCCGAGGAGATCGAGCGTGACGACGAGCTCTACGGCATCTACGTCGACGCCCTCGAAGGCGCGCTGAACGGCTCGGGCCCCGGCCCGGATGGTCGTCCTTTCACGCCCGACGACATCGCGTGTCAGCCCGAGTCGACCGAGCCCCAGTGCGTGAACGCGCCGGTGCGCCAGGCGATGAGCAAGTTCGAGTTCTGCCTCACGCTCGCGACGCGCGTGCGCTGGTTCAACGAGTTCTCGCAGCAGTGCGAGGTCCAGCTGAACCGCCTCGATGCGCAGCGTTATCCGCTCGCTGCCGAGCTCCGCGGCACGGCGAGCTTCATCCAGGACCAGATCGCCACGCCCGAGCCGATCGAGCTCACGACGGACGCCGAAGAGGCGGACGCCGAGGGCGCGGCATCGGGTGACGCGGCGGCCACCGGCGGCGGCTCGACCTGA
- a CDS encoding AgmX/PglI C-terminal domain-containing protein — protein MTFQIFHGEELVRTETLTQDIIKVGKLPSSHLRIEDENVSRMHAVIEVTGPDEIYIIDLGSAAGTIVNGKKVNKTKLQNGDEVVLGGTRVVVEIGAAGASDDDDITMMAARSEVVAAKAAPEPAKPPPPPTANPFAAPATPTANPFAAGAALPNPFAAPAAATPAPATHGGGGHGHGHDEDEDSENIRYGIAASGPPVNPADVESAATAVEVTLMWGDLSILHVAHLSPPRTFYVGEKSATAAPDYLVGSEVLGADRMPLVVEVGGNSAVVVPQGAEGAVTVGEMSMSWDDLKAQGKLQPCSEMAGAMQYVLPQGALASVKYKGFTWMVKPTSAGKRVGVGGGPSVNWGYHTWTAVSLAVHAAFLLMFYFLPPRPASLSLDLLNADSRLVQYLMEPPETQEEETPDWLEQQEQQDDAEGGTGKRHKGDEGQMGDESAQKSKNRYGIEGPADNPDPHMARQEAREQAATAGAIGVLQAMTGAWNSPTSPYGQDTALGSDPMSALGALMGDQIGSNFGFGGLGLRGTGRGGGGTGEGTIGLGNLGTIGHGAGTGTGSGYGSGAGGFSGRRSTVPRIRTGDADVRGSLSREVIRRVIRRHINEVRFCYEQELANRPDLAGRVTVSFIISATGAVQTATVSNTTLSNARVEGCITQAVRRWTFPAPDGGGVVGVNYPFVLDSSGG, from the coding sequence ATGACGTTCCAGATCTTCCACGGGGAAGAGCTGGTCCGCACGGAGACGCTGACCCAGGACATCATCAAGGTCGGCAAGCTGCCTTCGAGCCACCTGCGCATCGAGGACGAGAACGTCTCTCGTATGCACGCGGTGATCGAGGTCACCGGTCCGGACGAGATCTACATCATCGATCTCGGATCGGCCGCGGGCACGATCGTCAACGGCAAGAAGGTCAACAAGACGAAGCTGCAGAACGGCGACGAAGTCGTCCTCGGCGGCACGCGCGTCGTGGTCGAGATCGGCGCCGCCGGTGCCAGCGACGACGACGACATCACGATGATGGCTGCGCGCAGCGAAGTGGTGGCGGCGAAGGCCGCGCCCGAGCCTGCGAAGCCGCCCCCGCCGCCGACCGCGAATCCGTTCGCGGCGCCGGCGACTCCGACTGCGAATCCGTTCGCGGCGGGCGCTGCGCTGCCGAACCCGTTCGCGGCGCCCGCGGCGGCGACCCCCGCGCCCGCGACGCACGGCGGCGGTGGTCACGGCCACGGTCACGACGAGGACGAGGACTCGGAGAACATCCGCTACGGCATCGCCGCGAGCGGTCCTCCGGTGAACCCCGCGGACGTCGAGAGCGCTGCGACGGCGGTCGAGGTCACGCTCATGTGGGGCGACCTCAGCATCCTCCACGTCGCGCACCTCTCGCCGCCGCGCACGTTCTACGTCGGTGAGAAGTCCGCGACGGCCGCGCCCGACTACCTCGTCGGAAGCGAAGTGCTCGGCGCGGATCGCATGCCGCTCGTCGTCGAGGTCGGCGGCAACAGCGCGGTCGTCGTCCCGCAGGGCGCCGAGGGCGCCGTGACCGTCGGCGAGATGTCGATGTCGTGGGACGACCTCAAGGCGCAGGGCAAGCTGCAGCCGTGCTCCGAGATGGCGGGCGCGATGCAGTACGTCCTCCCGCAGGGCGCGCTCGCGAGCGTGAAGTACAAGGGCTTCACGTGGATGGTGAAGCCGACGTCGGCCGGCAAGCGCGTCGGCGTCGGTGGCGGCCCGAGCGTCAACTGGGGCTATCACACCTGGACGGCAGTCTCGCTCGCGGTCCACGCGGCGTTCCTGCTGATGTTCTACTTCCTCCCGCCGCGCCCGGCCTCGCTGTCGCTCGATCTGCTCAACGCGGACTCGCGTCTGGTCCAGTACCTGATGGAGCCGCCGGAGACGCAGGAAGAGGAGACGCCCGACTGGCTCGAGCAGCAGGAGCAGCAGGACGACGCCGAGGGCGGCACCGGCAAGCGTCACAAGGGTGACGAGGGCCAGATGGGCGACGAGAGCGCCCAGAAGTCGAAGAACCGCTACGGCATCGAAGGCCCCGCGGACAACCCGGACCCGCACATGGCGCGCCAGGAGGCTCGTGAGCAGGCGGCGACGGCCGGCGCGATCGGCGTCCTCCAGGCGATGACCGGCGCGTGGAACTCGCCGACGTCGCCGTACGGCCAGGACACCGCGCTCGGCAGCGATCCGATGAGCGCGCTCGGTGCCCTGATGGGTGATCAGATCGGCTCGAACTTCGGCTTCGGCGGCCTCGGTCTCCGCGGCACCGGTCGCGGCGGCGGCGGCACCGGCGAGGGCACGATCGGTCTCGGCAACCTCGGCACGATCGGCCACGGCGCGGGCACCGGCACGGGCTCGGGCTACGGCAGCGGCGCCGGTGGCTTCAGCGGTCGTCGCTCGACGGTTCCGCGCATCCGCACCGGTGATGCAGACGTCCGCGGCTCGCTCTCGCGCGAGGTCATCCGCCGCGTCATCCGCCGTCACATCAACGAGGTCCGCTTCTGCTACGAGCAGGAGCTCGCGAACCGCCCCGACCTCGCGGGCCGCGTGACGGTCAGCTTCATCATCTCGGCGACCGGTGCGGTGCAGACCGCGACGGTGTCGAACACCACGCTCAGCAACGCGCGCGTCGAGGGCTGCATCACGCAGGCAGTTCGTCGCTGGACCTTCCCGGCGCCCGACGGCGGCGGCGTGGTCGGCGTCAACTACCCGTTCGTGCTCGACAGCTCGGGTGGCTGA